From a region of the Sinorhizobium sp. B11 genome:
- a CDS encoding MarR family transcriptional regulator, with the protein MPNVDRALSETEYEALANLRYRIRKFRQFSGKAAEKLGLTRQQHQALLTIKGLGAGGRMSLSALADRLFLSPPEAAELAASLQEAGHITIEAKQKRRPVVLLTAQAEELLRRLTSAHLYEIREMAPELMQALRMLQDHRQMEVAAWMQ; encoded by the coding sequence ATGCCGAACGTAGACCGCGCCTTATCGGAAACCGAATATGAGGCGCTCGCCAATCTGAGATACAGGATCCGCAAATTTCGCCAGTTCAGCGGGAAAGCGGCCGAAAAGCTCGGCTTGACGCGGCAGCAGCATCAGGCGCTGCTTACGATCAAGGGGCTCGGCGCCGGCGGGCGCATGAGCCTGTCTGCGCTTGCTGACAGGCTCTTCCTCTCGCCGCCCGAGGCCGCAGAGCTTGCCGCCTCGCTGCAGGAGGCCGGCCATATCACCATCGAGGCGAAGCAGAAACGCCGGCCGGTCGTGCTGTTGACAGCACAGGCAGAAGAGCTATTGCGTCGGCTGACATCGGCCCATCTCTACGAGATCCGCGAGATGGCGCCGGAACTTATGCAGGCGCTGCGCATGCTGCAGGATCACCGGCAGATGGAAGTGGCAGCATGGATGCAATGA